The following are from one region of the Bacteroidetes bacterium GWF2_43_63 genome:
- a CDS encoding 2-C-methyl-D-erythritol 4-phosphate cytidylyltransferase — MAKPFHIIVVAGGSGKRMNSAMPKQFLKINGIPVIAVTFNRMNAVIPGCRFTVVIAERDLKYWNDCSNYISFHSSINIAFGGPERFHSVRSGLAFVRNDEVVAIHDAVRPLFTGDVIRQGFMVAEKSGSAIPVIPLSESIREINGGLSKSADRSRFRLCQTPQFFQATLLLDAYRQSYTQSFTDDASVVESSGYPIRIIEGNPENIKITTPADLKFAEAILPGLT; from the coding sequence ATGGCTAAACCATTTCATATCATTGTGGTGGCTGGTGGCAGCGGAAAGCGCATGAATTCTGCTATGCCTAAACAATTTTTGAAAATCAACGGGATACCTGTAATTGCTGTTACATTCAACAGAATGAATGCAGTCATTCCGGGATGCCGTTTTACAGTTGTAATTGCTGAACGCGATCTGAAATACTGGAACGATTGCAGCAATTACATCTCTTTTCATAGTAGCATAAACATTGCGTTTGGAGGACCTGAGCGATTTCACTCGGTCCGGAGCGGCCTGGCATTTGTCAGGAACGATGAAGTGGTTGCTATCCACGATGCCGTCAGACCCCTCTTTACTGGCGATGTCATCCGGCAAGGGTTTATGGTGGCCGAAAAATCCGGATCAGCCATTCCAGTTATTCCACTGAGTGAATCAATCCGGGAAATAAATGGGGGCCTTTCCAAATCGGCCGACCGCAGCCGTTTTCGTCTTTGTCAGACTCCTCAGTTCTTTCAGGCAACGCTGTTGCTCGATGCCTACCGGCAATCCTACACCCAGTCATTCACCGACGACGCTTCGGTAGTTGAATCCAGCGGTTATCCCATAAGAATTATTGAAGGTAATCCGGAGAATATAAAAATTACTACGCCTGCTGACTTGAAATTTGCAGAGGCGATTTTGCCAGGTCTTACCTGA
- a CDS encoding tRNA preQ1(34) S-adenosylmethionine ribosyltransferase-isomerase QueA — protein sequence MKLSDFKFDLPQELIANFPSKNRDESRLMVLDRKTGTIQHKKFNDILKYFGDGDLMIINNTKVFPARLYGRKEKTGAVIEVFLLRELNAESKLWDVLVDPARKIRIGNKLYFGENDELVAEVIDNTTSRGRTLRFLTDMEHDKFKDLLKNMGEPPLPKLINRPVIEDDKDRYQTIYAKHEGAVAAPTAGLHFSRELMKRLEIKGVDFAEITLHAGLGNFRAIEVEDLSKHKMDSEEFAIDERTANKVNEIKESKGKICAVGTTSMRAIESSVTINGHLKPFKGWTNKFIFPPYDFSVADAMITNFHLPMSSLMMMVAAFAGYPFLIEAYKVAVKEKYQFFTYGDAMLII from the coding sequence ATGAAACTATCTGACTTTAAATTTGACTTGCCGCAGGAGTTAATTGCGAATTTTCCTTCAAAAAACAGAGATGAGAGCCGCCTGATGGTTCTGGACCGGAAGACCGGAACAATTCAGCACAAAAAATTCAACGATATTCTCAAGTATTTCGGTGACGGCGACCTGATGATTATCAACAACACAAAGGTGTTTCCCGCCCGCCTGTATGGCCGGAAGGAAAAAACCGGTGCCGTTATCGAAGTGTTTTTACTTCGCGAACTTAATGCAGAATCCAAACTCTGGGATGTATTGGTTGATCCTGCCCGAAAAATCAGAATCGGCAACAAACTCTATTTCGGCGAAAACGATGAACTCGTTGCTGAAGTTATTGACAACACAACTTCACGTGGGCGAACCCTGAGGTTTCTGACCGATATGGAACACGATAAATTCAAGGATTTACTGAAAAACATGGGTGAACCACCCCTGCCAAAACTCATCAACCGTCCGGTTATCGAAGATGATAAAGACCGCTATCAAACAATTTATGCAAAACATGAAGGGGCTGTTGCTGCACCAACTGCAGGCCTCCACTTTTCGCGTGAGCTGATGAAACGTCTCGAAATCAAAGGCGTCGATTTTGCAGAAATTACGCTGCATGCAGGGCTGGGGAATTTCAGAGCCATTGAGGTCGAAGACTTGTCAAAACACAAAATGGATTCTGAAGAATTTGCCATAGACGAAAGAACGGCAAATAAAGTGAATGAAATTAAAGAAAGCAAAGGCAAAATATGCGCTGTTGGAACAACTTCCATGCGCGCAATCGAATCAAGTGTTACTATAAACGGACACCTGAAACCTTTCAAGGGCTGGACCAATAAATTCATTTTTCCGCCCTATGATTTCAGCGTTGCTGATGCAATGATTACCAACTTCCATTTGCCTATGTCATCGCTGATGATGATGGTGGCTGCATTTGCCGGTTATCCATTTCTGATTGAAGCCTACAAAGTTGCTGTAAAGGAAAAATACCAATTCTTCACCTACGGTGATGCGATGCTGATCATTTAA